In Burkholderia contaminans, the following proteins share a genomic window:
- the cadR gene encoding Cd(II)/Pb(II)-responsive transcriptional regulator, producing the protein MKIGELAKAARCTPETIRFYEKEGLMPDAERTDSNYRNYTDVHVERLRFIRNCRALDMAHDEIRALLQLTDTPADPCDSINSLLDEHIGHVDARLAELTHLRDQLTELRRQCVGEHSVEDCGIVHGLATMETVAPAAKRSHLG; encoded by the coding sequence ATGAAGATTGGCGAACTGGCCAAAGCGGCCCGCTGCACACCCGAGACGATCCGTTTCTACGAGAAAGAGGGTCTGATGCCGGATGCGGAGCGCACCGACTCGAACTACCGCAACTACACCGACGTGCACGTCGAACGCCTCCGCTTCATCCGCAACTGCCGTGCGCTCGATATGGCGCACGACGAAATCCGCGCGCTGCTGCAGCTCACCGACACGCCGGCCGACCCCTGCGATTCGATCAATTCACTGCTCGACGAGCACATCGGGCACGTCGATGCACGCCTCGCGGAACTCACGCATCTGCGCGACCAGCTCACCGAATTGCGCCGCCAGTGCGTCGGCGAACATTCGGTCGAGGATTGCGGCATCGTGCACGGTCTCGCGACGATGGAAACCGTCGCCCCGGCTGCGAAGCGCTCTCACCTCGGCTGA